The sequence TATGTTGATGACAGATGCTGTTGATGACAGATGGTCTTGCAATATTAGAAGCAATATATTTTAATCACACAGATAAAACACATTTATGGCTCAAATCCCATTGTGGATGTCTAATTGAAGATGCAATGCTATTAAAAAACCCTTTTTCCGTATGCTTCCAGCAATATCCTAGGTCAGGATACTTTTTATCAAGAATGTGAATGTCAGAGTGGTATGTAAGATTGTATTTTTGAAAGTATCCTTGATTTGTTTATCCTGTTTCCTTCATTAGAAGtactttctctttgattttaatGTACAagctttggattttgttttaggAACCGTTATGGAATGCCATGTAGCATCTCGCAGTAACTACAGTAGGTGCTCCAGTTGTCCTAGTGAAGGCGGCTCCAGTGAGCTAGGCTGTATTTGTGgtccctttttctcccttccttccttcctccttccctccctcccccgcctttctctctttcttttctttctttttctttctttctctcttcttttttttttttttttttttttttgtgtttgcgGGNNNNNNNNNNNNNNNNNNNNNNNNNNNNNNNNNNNNNNNNNNNNNNNNNNNNNNNNNNNNNNNNNNNNNNNNNNNNNNNNNNNNNNNNNNNNNNNNNNNNNNNNNNNNNNNNNNNNNNNNNNNNNNNNNNNNNNNNNNNNNNNNNNNNNNNNNNNNNNNNNNNNNNNNNNNNNNNNNNNNNNNNNNNNNNNNNNNNNNNNNNNNNNNNNNNNNNNNNNNNNNNNNNNNNNNNNNNNNNNNNNNNNNNNccaccctccctccctccctccctccctcccttccttccttcctctctctctctctctctttcttttttttctgaggtcaACTTTTATTTCTTGGCTGACAGGACTTGCAGACCCATGCTCCTCCCAGCACCTTTTATCCTGCCCAAGCAGTGGCACCCTAGTCCAAAAGGTGCCATGGCCAAAGGGGTTGGGGAGTCACTTCCCATTCCAGGCTGGAGGAGTGGGGGGCTTGGGGATACTCCCCCACAAACCTTTGCCAGCAAGAGGCCATGAGTCACCCCAACCCCAAATCCTGCATTCTGGTAGGAGGTGGCAGTGCCTCCTTCCAGCTCTCCAAACCTGAGAGGGGCATGCATGACCAGACAGGGCAGGACACAGGCCCCCAGCTCCAGTAATGGCAGTCCCCAACACCGGCCTCTGCCCAGGTCACAACCCCAGCCCCCATTCCAGGGCAGCAGAggtctctcctcctccttggtCCTCAGTGATGGATGGAGCCCTCCACACCAGGCAGAACAGAGGCAAAGACAGAAGCAGCGGCAGTAGCGGGGAAGGAGCAGGCACCGAGACTGGTGGCACCGGGGCCCAGGGCTCTCCCGAAGTCAGGGCAAGCTGTCTGTCCAGGCAGCTCTGGGGCTAGACACTAGGTGGGTGTAGTTGGCTGTGATACGGGTACTTGGACACCTTTCCGTCCTGATGCTAGCTGATACTTGTCTTTGGCTGCTGCTCGCTCCTTGGCATCAAAATACCAGACAGTGATGGCGTACCTGGTGGCATAGGCTGGTTTCACCTCATGGGGGTTCCGCCGATCAGACCAGAAAATGAGCAGCCGGTCAAAGAGTGGCTCAATGTTGGCTGCCACAGGACGGCCCTCAGGGAATATCTGCAGCAGGCCACCATGCACCTTGACGTCCCAGTTCTGATTCAGGTAATAGATGCAGGTGATGCAGCACCCATCGCCATGCGGATTGTCAACGTGCCTCACGTACCCCAGCCCGTTACCTGGGTAACACGCCACCATGGCCTTGGTGCGCCCATTGATGACGTAGCTGCCCAGCCTCCCAGCACAGTGGCGGATTACAGCATCCACGTGGGCCATGAGGGCACCGATGCTTCGGCAGCCTGGCTCATGGCCTTCCACCCGGGCGATCTGCTCCCCACGGAGGCTGCGTGGCAGGATAGCCCGCTGGCTCATCACGCAGGCGCCCGCCCCGCTTCAGGGCCTCCACCTCTGCCAGCACTCGGCCACCCAGTGCCGCCCCCAGGAAGCTGTCCTTGACGCAGATGCCATAGTACCGCATGCAGGTCACAATATAGCCCAGGGCCAGGCGCTCAGGTGCAACGGGCAGCACCTCCTCCCTCAGCCCGGCGCTGGCCTCGCCGCTGCCACTGCTGCAGCCCTCcccctccgcctccgcctcctgGCTCTCCTGCCTGGCCCAGGGCCGCTTGCTGGGCGCGGGGGCTTCCCCACCATCCTCTGCCCATTTCCGTTTGGGGGCCTCGGGCCGGGCGCCCTGGGCTGCCAGTCGCCGGCACCCCTTGGTGACCAGTGCCGCAGCACCGTCACTCTGCAGCGGCCGCAGCTCGCCGCCATCCTGCCCACCGAAGCCCCCCCGCAGGGGGCTGGCTGGGGTGGAAGTAGCTGTGGCTCTGGGGGTCCCACTCCCCGCCGAGGCCTCACCAGGCGCTCCCGGACGGTGGTAGGAGGACGGCAGGGGACAGGGCAGGTAACTCTCCACCCCCATCCTGGCCCTGCTAGGCCCCAAGGGCTCTGACACAGAACCCGGCAACTGAGGGAGAGCCTCACTGAGGGGCTGCCGCTGGCGCGGGCTGTTCACGGCAGCAGTGTCTTCATCCCCCGGGGCATGGAGGGCGCGGCCCAGGCCCCTGgtgccaccctcctccccctcctcctcctccacttgaTGCAGCCTGGgccggggcggctgggcctggcGTCGGGCAGGATGAGGCAGGGCAGGTGGCAGAGGCCTTTCTCGTGCCCTGCGGGTGCTTGCTGGTCCCCAAGTCCTCTGCTGTCCCTAGGGGCTTGGGAAGGGACCTGTCACGGTGGCGAGGTTTTTCCTCCGGCCCCGGCGCCGCCATTTGTGCCAACAGCCCTGCGCACCACAGCGCGCCATTCCCCGCCCCACCACCTGCggtgccctccctcccttcctccctccctccctcccgcccttcctttctttctttcaacttaaaaaaaaaatttttatttgaagcaaagttgattaaaaatttttttttagtttctggtccttttttcttaaaaaaaaattttatattgaagcatagttgattaacaatgttatgttagtttctggtccTTTTTTCTTTAGACTTAAAATAGGTCACTTTATTTTGAGTGGTCAGGAAACTATGGCTGGCTTCATATGGCTCTTCTTCCTTGGCCAAAAGTAGGACAGAACAAACAGTGGGGATCTTCCTGGGGCAGAAACCTTAAATGCA is a genomic window of Physeter macrocephalus isolate SW-GA chromosome 16, ASM283717v5, whole genome shotgun sequence containing:
- the LOC102980037 gene encoding LOW QUALITY PROTEIN: prolyl hydroxylase EGLN2-like (The sequence of the model RefSeq protein was modified relative to this genomic sequence to represent the inferred CDS: inserted 2 bases in 1 codon), with product MARCGAQGCWHKWRRRGRRKNLATAQPPRPRLHQVEEEEGEEGGTRGLGRALHAPGDEDTAAVNSPRQRQPLSEALPQLPGSVSEPLGPSRARMGVESYLPCPLPSSYHRPGAPGEASAGSGTPRATATSTPASPLRGGFGGQDGGELRPLQSDGAAALVTKGCRRLAAQGARPEAPKRKWAEDGGEAPAPSKRPWARQESQEAEAEGEGCSSGSGEASAGLREEVLPVAPERLALGYIVTCMRYYGICVKDSFLGAALGGRVLAEVEALKRGGRLRDXSQRAILPRSLRGEQIARVEGHEPGCRSIGALMAHVDAVIRHCAGRLGSYVINGRTKAMVACYPGNGLGYVRHVDNPHGDGCCITCIYYLNQNWDVKVHGGLLQIFPEGRPVAANIEPLFDRLLIFWSDRRNPHEVKPAYATRYAITVWYFDAKERAAAKDKYQLASGRKGVQVPVSQPTTPT